A genomic region of Caloenas nicobarica isolate bCalNic1 chromosome 9, bCalNic1.hap1, whole genome shotgun sequence contains the following coding sequences:
- the PSME3IP1 gene encoding PSME3-interacting protein, which produces MDGGDGTADLVINKRFVSEAELEERRKRRQEEWEKVRKPEDPKECPEEAYDPRSLYERLQEQREKKQQEFEEQFKFKNMVRGLDEDETNFLDEVSRQQELLEKQRREEELKELNEYRSTLTKVGVSMDPKKETEKKLPMKSVENKNKFSQAKLLAGAVKHRSSDGGNTVKRLKLDTDHDEKNQEKPSCVPLGSSSVGGSTVHCPSAAVCIGILPGLGAYSGSSDSESSSDSEGTINSTGKIVSSVFRSNSFFDGP; this is translated from the exons ATGGATGGGGGAGATGGTACTGCTGACCTTGTGATTAACAAGAGGTTTGTGTCCGAAGCGGAGCTAGAGGAGCGACGAAAGAGAAGGCAAGAGGAATGGGAAAAGGTCCGAAAACCTGAGGATCCAAAAG AATGCCCAGAGGAGGCATATGACCCACGCTCATTGTATGAAAGACttcaggaacagagagaaaagaagcagcaggagttTGAGGAGCAATTTAAATTCA AAAATATGGTAAGAGGCTTAGATGAAGATGAGACTAATTTCCTTGATGAGGTTTCTCGGCAGCAAGAGCTACTAGAAAAGCAGCGAAGAGAAGAAGAGCTGAAAGAACTAAATGAATACAGAA GCACTCTCACCAAAGTGGGAGTCAGTATGGACCCAAAGAAGGAAACTGAGAAGAAATTGCCcatgaagtcagtggaaaacaagaacaaattcTCTCAGGCAAAGCTGTTGGCAGGAGCTGTGAAACACAGAAG TTCAGATGGTGGTAACACTGTGAAGAGGTTGAAACTAGATACTGATCATGATGAAAAGAATCAAG AAAAACCGTCTTGTGTtcccctggggagcagctccgTGGGAGGCTCCACGGTCCACTGTCCCTCGGCAGCCGTGTGCATTGGGATCCTGCCCGGCCTGGGCGCCTACTCGGGAAGCAGCGATTCGGAGTCCAGCTCGGATAGCGAAGGCACCATTAATTCCACTGGAAAGATCGTCTCTTCTGTCTTTCGTAGCAACAGTTTCTTTGATGGTCCATAA